The nucleotide sequence AGCGCTCTCTCCACCTATATACCTCCTGCCTGACAATCTTCCTAATATCATTCTCTAATACGACGGATTTCCCCTGTAAAAAGTGAAGAAAAGTAAATGAATTGAAAAACCTCGATACTTTCTGACTATTTTCAATAAATTAAGACAGGATTTACGGAAGAATGTCGAATATCTCAACAAGCAGTTTAAGACATACAACATAAGGAGAGAGAAGATGGCTAAAATTCTTGTGGATTTTCAACTCAGCCATGACCAGGAAAAAGTTACCCAAGGAAATATCGTTATCGCTAATATTCAACCTGGAAAATCTAATCTCCATGAACAAGTAAAAAAGTTGATAGCTGATCAATTTAATTGCCCCACTGGAATTATCTCCATTAAGCAAATTAAGATGAATGCATAAAAAAGAGGTGCTTCTTTGTTAGAAGCACCTCTATATGTATAGGGGACTTTATTATCTCATCGATTCTGCCTTTTCGTAAGTTCCATAAGTCATATAACGCTGGGCCTATGTTCATCCCTATTAACGGTAATTCCCCAGTTGAATGGAGACCTTATCAATCTTTAGTCATGTTAAAATGTCTTCGCAATTTTTGATGCTATGTAAAAAACAAAAAAAGCAAAGAAGCGGTTGATCTCCGTTTCAGGTGCTCGCTTTCCGCGGGGCAGGCGGTGAGCCTCTTGCCGCTTTGCGCCCTAAGAGTCTCACCTGACCGCTTGTCCCGCAGGAGTCTCGCACCTTACACTACAATCAACTTTGTCAGCGATGTGAAAAGAACAAAAGCAATACTACCTTTCTAGCTAATCATGTATGTGTACAGGGTAAGTGAATTTAATGAAAAAATTACCAGAAACAAACCGGACAAGTACTCAAGCAATAATTTTAGAGAAAAACTTAAAAATAACTGCCAATGATCTGCTCAATTTCTTCCTCATTCATCCTTCCTGCAATACCAGGTGTTTGGGCAAAATATTTCACTGCCTCTCCGCAAGTAAGCCCCAGTTGGCTTAGCCCTTTAGCGATTGTGGTGAGATATGTTGCAGGGGGCGGATTCAAATCCTGTTCGTGCATATCAAGGTTACACGTGAACGTAACCATTGGGTATCCTTCTTCCTCCCCTAGATAGACCATTCGGCTATACCAGCCTTGTCCAAAATGAATATATCCTTTTTGTATGACTTCTTCTAAATCTGCCTCTATCTCGTCACAGCTATTTTCTTGGGCAGTAACATCTAAAAACTGCTCAACCGTGACTAAATACTTTCGGCCATAAGTCTTGTATTGATCACTTTTTTCATGTCCGATAAAAGCAACTCCTCCTTCACCCCACTTTGTCCGCTCTCTTGCAAAATAAAGAGGATATGGAAGCACAGCTTTTCCGTTTTTAAGCGGCATTGCCGGATTTCTGCAGCCTCTTTCTTTTTGAGAAGAACCTTCTGGCTGATCACCGAGAATGTAGCACAAAAAACGGTGCTCCATTAAATTTGATCCATAACTCACATACCAAACGTAAGACGTATCCAATCTTAAAATCCTCCTTAAAATTTTTCTTGTATAACTGTCATTAAGAATCTTATTTTCTTATACATTGATATACACAAGGGGGTTGAAAAGAATGATCAGAACATGCTTAATTCTCTTACTTAGTGTCCTTATTTTCCTTTTCACGATATTCCTTGCATCACCTGTGATTTAAAAATTTATGGTTTGATAAATTGTATGTTTTATAGGTCTTTTCAGCCAATTCAATGTCATACAAAAACAAGGTGTACAATTTCAGAATTATAATATTGGTAAAATAAACCTATTGACCTAATTGCAGTTGTAAGAAATAGTCATTACGATTCTTGTTTCATTTTGCGATTCGGGATAAAATGGAAAACATACAATACTTTTCCTTCTCTAATTCTCGTACGAGTCTTACCCTTAATTTGTAAGGAGGGATGGGGATGACAGTATTTGAAGCGATGTCACTCATGATTGGTTTTTCAATGCTTGTTCTTACCATAATCCGCTCCAAAGATGACTCCTAGAAGACAGAGAGTTTTTGATTTTTTCATTCTGCCATGCAGATGCATGGCTTATTTTTTCGGATATTTTCAGAGCCCTTGAATGTAGTTGACTTCCGCTCCAGGTGGCTCGCTTTCCACGGGGCGTACGGTGAGCCTTCTGCCGCATTGCGCCATTAGAAGTCTCCACCTGACCGCTCGTCCCGTAGGAGTCTCGCCCCCTTATGCTCCAATCAACTTGTCAATGAAGAAGAAAGATGTATATGCAGCACAGTCCCTTAGACATAACCTTTCAAAAACTTATGTATTAGAATAACCTTTACTTTGCATTGTAAAACAAAAACCTTGCCGGAGATACTCTCTAGCAAGGTTTTTTTTAGTTTTACGCTTTTTTAACGACAATCTGACCGTCTGCAACGTTTACCGTTAACTTTTGGACATCCTCTTCATCCAATAATACATCTGCAATCTTATCTTCGATGTGCTCTTGAATGATTCTGCGGAGTGGTCTCGCACCGAATGATGGATGATACCCCAGTTTAGCAAGCTTTTGTTTTGCAGCCGAAGTTACCGTAATTTCAATATTTTGCTCTTGAAGCTGATCAGACAGCTCTTGCAACATCAAATCAACAATCTTCACAAGATGCCCTTCTTTCAACGACTGGAATTGTACAATGCTATCAAAACGGTTTAAAAACTCTGGTTTAAAATAGCCTCCTAATGAATCAAGGATGTGTGTTTCTTTTTCTACATCTACCGTGTTAAATCCAAGTTTCTTCGTTTGTTTAACAGAAGCACCTGCGTTACTTGTCATGATGATCACGGTGTCTTTAAAGCTCACTGTACGTCCTTGGCTGTCTGTTAATCGGCCATCTTCCATAATCTGAAGGAACATGTGCTGAACATCTGGGTGAGCCTTCTCGATTTCATCAAGCAGCAAGATGCTATATGGCTTTCTGCGAATTTGCTCTGTTAGTTGTCCAGCTTCTTCATGCCCAACGTACCCTGGAGGTGAACCGATCAATTTTGATACAGCGTGTTTCTCCATATACTCACTCATGTCGAGTCTGATCATGCTGTCTTCATCACCAAAGATTTCTTTAGCGAGCGTTTTTGTTAACTCTGTTTTACCAACACCTGTTGGACCTACGAACAAGAATGATCCGATTGGACGTTTCTTCGCTTTTAAACCGGCACGGCTTCTGCGGATCGCTTTTGCCACTTTCTCAACCGCTTCTTCCTGCCCAATAACTTGAGCGGAAAGTTTTGAAGCAAGTTCTTTCATTTTCGATTGTTCGTCACTCTGAAGCTTCCGAACAGGAATACCTGTTTTATGTTCTACAATGTGCTGGATGTCTTCAACTTGAACAATCGCTGCTTTTTTATCTTCTTCTTGTGTTTTTAGTTTTTCATCAAGCAACAGTTCTTCTTGACGAAGTTTTGCTGCCAGTTCATAGTTTTCATCTGCAGCTGCCTTTTCTTTTTCTTTTACGAGTTCTTCTAAACGCTCTTCAATAGAAGATTTTTCAATCGTAATATGCTGAAGGTTGCTCTTAGATCCCGCTTCATCCATAAGATCAATCGCTTTATCCGGCAAAAATCGGTCTTGAATGTAGCGATGTGAAAGCATTACACATGCCTTTAATGCTTCTTCCGTAAATTTAACTTGGTGATAATCTTCGTATCTAGGTGCAAGACCTTTCAAGATTTCAATCGCTTCATCTAGTGTAGGCTCGTTAACGATTACCGGTTGGAAGCGACGCTCTAACGCAGCATCCTTCTCAATCTGACGGTATTCTTTTAACGTTGTAGCACCGACCATCTGCAGCTCACCGCGTGCAAGTGCAGGTTTTAAGATGTTCCCAGCATCCATAGATCCTTCTGCGGAACCTGCTCCCACAATCTGATGAACTTCATCCACAAACAGAATGACATTTTTGCGTTTTTGAAGCTCAGCAATCAGCTGTTTCATACGTTCCTCGAACTGACCTCTTACCCCGGTATCTGCAACAAGTGATGCAACATCAAGCAAATACACTTCTTTTTTCAAAAGTTTAGCTGGAACATTGCCTTCTACAATTTTGGTTGCTAATCCTTCAGCTATTGCTGTTTTACCGACACCAGGTTCCCCGATTAATACCGGGTTGTTCTTGGTGCGTCGGTTTAAGATTTCAATCACACGGCGCACTTCATCGTCTCGACCGATAACCGGATCAATAATACCCGCTTTCGCAGCATCTGTTAAGTTCCGGCCAAATTTATCTAAAAAGCCTCCGCCTCGTTTTCCCTTTTGAGTTTGTTGCTTCTCATGCTCGTTCGCGTGATCTGTAAAAGCTTGGCCATTCATCATTTGTTGAAAAATATCATCGAAAGAAGAAAAGTTCATATTCATTCCTCCCCCAGTGTTCATTTCTTGTTTCACTTTATGGTAACAATCAGAGCAAAGCACAAATTGTTTCTTATCTTTATTCATTGAGATACTCATTTGGATCGTAGCAGGATTAACTTCACATTGTTCACAACGCATACTTGTAACCCCCTGTTCATATTTTTAAAAATTTGTATAAATTATTAGCGATTATACGTGCATGCATTTCGTTTCGCAACTTTTTTGTTTCAAGGTTTCATGAGTCTTGCTAGTCTTTAGTTTGACTTTGACTTTCTTTGACCATTAACCTTTAAGCATATTATACTTTGACCTTTTTTGACTTTCAAGTATTTTGTTTTGCTGTCATAAAAAGGCTGTTACCGTAACCTCTGTTGTTCTTATAAGTTGTTGATTTCCTCTCCAGGTTGCTCGCTTTCTACGGGGTGTAAGGTGAGCCTCCTGTTGCTTTGCGCCATTAGGAGACTCGACCTGGCCGCTCGTCCCATAGGAGTCAGCAACCTTGCGCTCCAATCAACTTGCAATGATGAGAATAAAAAACAACCAAAATTAAGAATCTTTTAGAATAAAACAAAACAAAAAGAGATGAGCTCTTAACTCATCTCTTCCCCAATTTAGTTCCAATTAAAAGTGATTTTTTGTCTGTAATCTTCTGTCTCGCCACTTGGGGTCAACCAAACTTCTAGCGTATAAGCACCTGGCTCTAGATCGTTAACTAAGATATCCTGTTTGAAAACATCAGCCTGCTTTAATTTCAAAGAAGTTAACACTTGCATGAACATATGATTTCTTGAGTATTGGTATACGATTTTTCCGCTCTTGTCTTTAATTACATAATCAAATTTCTGACTAGATGAAAATTGAAAAACCTTCTCTTTTTCGGTCTGATTTTTCAACTCATATCTAAATAATATTCCCTTAGCATTCTGCTGCTCTTGTACTTTAATTGAAGGCTCAATACTGCCCGCAACAATCCCGCCTTGTCCGTTCTGTCCTGCTTGCCCGTCTTGTCCTTCTTCAGGACGTGATTTTTTTTCGCTTCCTTTACCATCACCCATCACCGGTTGTTCTCTCCCCTCGGATTGGTTTTGGCTGTCTTTGTTTCCACAGCCTGTCACGACTATCGAAATACATATTATGATCAGTATAACATGCCATACTCTTCTGCGTTTTTGCATCGTTCATCACCTCACTTGTTAGTTTGGGCATATATACGCAATTTCATGTTTAAAAAGGATTTTTAACTCTGTTCATGTAAAATAGATAATAACTCAAAAGTTTAAGGAGCGGGTTTACATGAACATTGCACATACTGATTTATTGTTTGAAATGCAAAAACGGACATCTGAAAAACGCGCTACACAAAACGAAACCATTCTTTGGCAGCATAGCCGTGATGAATCTTACCACCATCCTGTTTCACCTGATATTGTTGTATACCCTGAATCGGCTGAAGAAATTTCTTCTATTCTAAGATTCGCAAACGAACACAAAATTCCTGTTGTGCCTTATGGAGCTGGATCGAGTCTTGAAGGCCACTGCATTCCTGTAAAAGGCGGCATTTCAATTAACTTTCAGGAGATGAATGAAGTACTCGAGATTCGTCCAGATGATTTTTTAGTAAGAGTTCAGCCTGGTGTAACACGAACACAGCTGAATCTTGCTCTTAAGAAGTATGGATTGTTCTTTCCTGTTGATCCTGGTGCAGACGCGACGATCGGCGGAATGGCTGCGACAAATGCGAGCGGGACAACAAGCGTAAAGTACGGTATCATGCGGGATCAAGTTAGAAACCTTCAAGTTGTTTTAGCAGATGGACAGATTATTCAAACAGGCGGACTCGCTGCAAAATCATCTGCTGGCTATCACTTAACCTCCATGTTTGTCGGCTCTGAAGGTACGCTTGGCGTTTTTACGGAGATCACGTTAAAAGTCTACGGCATTCCTGAATCAGTTCTTGCTGCTCGATGTACATTTCCTTCAGTTCAAACTGCCGTTGAAGCTGCCATTGCTGTTCTCGGATCAGGCACGGGAATCGCCAGAATGGAACTTGTGGATGAACGGTCCATCGTACAGGTTAATCACAACAGCGACACAGCATATACAGAAGCCCCGACCCTTTTCTTAGAATTTCAAGGAAATCCGGCAAGTGTTACATATGAAGCTTCACTTACAAAAGAATTGCTTGAAAGCTTTGGAGGCTTAGAGTGGGTGGAAGAGCGTGATTCGAAAGCACGTGCAAAGCTATGGGAAGCCAGACATAACTTAGCTTATTCTTTCAAACATGGCTATCCTGGCAAGTCCATGATGTTCACGGACGTGTGTCTTCCTCTCTCGGAGTTGTCTGAAGCAATCGTTCATGCAAGAGAGAAGATGGATGAAATCGGTGTCCCTGGCGCTGTATTAGGACATGTTGGGGATGGGAATTTTCATGCCATTCTCATGTATGACGCAGCTATTGATCGTGAACGTGAAAAAGCAGACGCGGTAAATGAAAGTATTGTGGCCTATGCATTAAGCAAAGGCGGTACGTGTACAGGTGAGCATGGAGTCGGAATCGGCAAAGCAAAATATTTGGCAAAAGAACATGCCGACACCCTCCCAATCATGAAGTCTATAAAAAAACAATTGGACCCAAATGACATTTTAAATCCAGGTAAAATCATAGTATAGAAATGAAACGGAAAGCTTGTTTCATCCGTATTTAATTGTATAACAAAATAGGGGGGCTTTATTATGATCGTTGTTACTACTGAAAACATATCAGGATATGAAGTGAAAGAAGTAAAAGGATCAGCTTTTGGAATTGTTGTTCGTGCACGCGGAATCGGAGGAGACATCATGGCAGGACTTCGAGGAATCATGGGTGGTGAGATTAAAGAATATACGAGCATGCTTGAAGACGCGCGTAAGCAAGCTGTTGATCGTATGGTCAAGAACGCTACAGAAATGGGTGCGAACGCCATTGTCATGATGCGTTTTGATTCTGGTGAGATGGGCAATAACATGAGCGAGATCGTCGCATACGGAACAGCAGTTATTGTTGAAAAGCAATGAATATTATAAATATCCTTATCGGCTGGCAAGTGATCTCCATCGTCATTTTTATTGTTTTGGGCATCATCTCCTGGATGTATTACGATAAGCGCTATAAAAAAAGTGAAACAAAAGTCCCTTCAGGATATATCTGGACTGAGGAAATCTCCATCGATCCAACCTCTGGAAAAAAAGAACGCGTTTACTACAATCCAGACACAGGTGATCGCTTTTATAAAGAAGAATAAAATGAAGCTGGCTTCTAAGGAGGATGGATGTCCTTTGAGGAGCCAGCTTTTGTTTGTTTTATAGATACCCACATGAGGATTTGCTCTTTCACGGGGAATTATGCTCGCTTACGGAGATTTATGCTCGCTCACGAGGTTTTATGATCGCTCACGTGGAATTATGCTCGCTCACAGAGAATTATGCTCGCGCACAAAGCTAAAGCTACCCGATTCCTTTGCCACTCGAAAGAAAAAAGCCGCCAGTTATCCCGCGGCTTTTATCTCTAAACTTTAAATTTATTAATGGCTTCGTTCATCTCTTCTGCCAGCTGAGAAAGTGCATTTGATGAAGATGAAATCTCCTCCATGCTTGCAAGTTGCTCTTCTGCTGAAGCAGAAACTTCTTGTGTAGAAGATGCAGCTGTTTCTGCCATTGATGAAATCACATCGATCGATCCGACAACGTGTTCGGTACTAGCTGTCATCTGTTGAGTGGCAGCCGAAACATCTCCTACTTGATTGGAGACTTCTGCTACAGTTTCATAAAGACTTCTGAAAGCTTCACCTGACTGATACACGAGTTCTCTTCCACCAGTCACTTCATCTGTTCCACTCTTCATCGCTTCTACCGCTTTTTCAGTAAGCTCTTGAATATTTGTGATCAATTGACCGATCTGCTGTGCGGATGAGGATGATTGTTCTGCTAACTTTCGAACTTCATCTGCTACGACTGCAAATCCTCTCCCTTGTTCTCCAGCCCGTGCCGCTTCAATGGCAGCGTTTAGAGCAAGCAAGTTCGTCTGCCCAGCAATATCTGTAATAACATCCACGATTTTAGTAATTTCTTGTGATTGATCACCGAGTTCTCGAACCACATGAGACGTGCTGTTCATTGAGGTATGAATGGCATCCATCTGACAAATTGTCTGCTGTATCGTCTCGTTTCCACCTTCTGCTACTTGTAAAGAACGAGAGGACGCTTCTGACATGTTCTGCATGCTTACCGCGATTTGTTGAATACCCGCAGAAAGCTGGTTCATCGCTTCAACAATATTTTCGACCGTACTAACCTGTTCTTGAGATCCGCCAGCTACTTCCCCAATGGTTGTCGCGATTTGTTCTGTCGCCATACTCGTTTGTTCAGCTGAAGCTGTCAGCTCTTCAGAGGCCGCTGCAACTTGTTCGGCAGTTGCTCTCACCTGTCTGATAAGGGTAGCCAAGTTTGTCCCCATATGATTGATGCCGTCTGCGAGCATTCCGATTTCATCCTTATTTTTTACATAGA is from Fictibacillus sp. b24 and encodes:
- a CDS encoding BsuPI-related putative proteinase inhibitor, producing MQKRRRVWHVILIIICISIVVTGCGNKDSQNQSEGREQPVMGDGKGSEKKSRPEEGQDGQAGQNGQGGIVAGSIEPSIKVQEQQNAKGILFRYELKNQTEKEKVFQFSSSQKFDYVIKDKSGKIVYQYSRNHMFMQVLTSLKLKQADVFKQDILVNDLEPGAYTLEVWLTPSGETEDYRQKITFNWN
- a CDS encoding YbjQ family protein, whose protein sequence is MIVVTTENISGYEVKEVKGSAFGIVVRARGIGGDIMAGLRGIMGGEIKEYTSMLEDARKQAVDRMVKNATEMGANAIVMMRFDSGEMGNNMSEIVAYGTAVIVEKQ
- a CDS encoding ATP-dependent Clp protease ATP-binding subunit, which produces MRCEQCEVNPATIQMSISMNKDKKQFVLCSDCYHKVKQEMNTGGGMNMNFSSFDDIFQQMMNGQAFTDHANEHEKQQTQKGKRGGGFLDKFGRNLTDAAKAGIIDPVIGRDDEVRRVIEILNRRTKNNPVLIGEPGVGKTAIAEGLATKIVEGNVPAKLLKKEVYLLDVASLVADTGVRGQFEERMKQLIAELQKRKNVILFVDEVHQIVGAGSAEGSMDAGNILKPALARGELQMVGATTLKEYRQIEKDAALERRFQPVIVNEPTLDEAIEILKGLAPRYEDYHQVKFTEEALKACVMLSHRYIQDRFLPDKAIDLMDEAGSKSNLQHITIEKSSIEERLEELVKEKEKAAADENYELAAKLRQEELLLDEKLKTQEEDKKAAIVQVEDIQHIVEHKTGIPVRKLQSDEQSKMKELASKLSAQVIGQEEAVEKVAKAIRRSRAGLKAKKRPIGSFLFVGPTGVGKTELTKTLAKEIFGDEDSMIRLDMSEYMEKHAVSKLIGSPPGYVGHEEAGQLTEQIRRKPYSILLLDEIEKAHPDVQHMFLQIMEDGRLTDSQGRTVSFKDTVIIMTSNAGASVKQTKKLGFNTVDVEKETHILDSLGGYFKPEFLNRFDSIVQFQSLKEGHLVKIVDLMLQELSDQLQEQNIEITVTSAAKQKLAKLGYHPSFGARPLRRIIQEHIEDKIADVLLDEEDVQKLTVNVADGQIVVKKA
- a CDS encoding methyl-accepting chemotaxis protein — its product is MKLTLRKKLVGSFLTVAVLFAATCGVFFYFLKDMQNTYSDLLDRRAVIFQNAKEIELQATIQNNSVREYLLEQSSESKGKLTDATSRIETLVNDTMKIVQADADKKRLEKIYYLNNDYKNESNRVLQNSMSNMEAANEYAKSTLFPLGREMRDVTEEMAKRQANLMDEGKIIVADEEKFIVTLVTTLGIVIVIAALAIGYTISRMISRPVIKMADMLNDIAEGDLTMDPIYVKNKDEIGMLADGINHMGTNLATLIRQVRATAEQVAAASEELTASAEQTSMATEQIATTIGEVAGGSQEQVSTVENIVEAMNQLSAGIQQIAVSMQNMSEASSRSLQVAEGGNETIQQTICQMDAIHTSMNSTSHVVRELGDQSQEITKIVDVITDIAGQTNLLALNAAIEAARAGEQGRGFAVVADEVRKLAEQSSSSAQQIGQLITNIQELTEKAVEAMKSGTDEVTGGRELVYQSGEAFRSLYETVAEVSNQVGDVSAATQQMTASTEHVVGSIDVISSMAETAASSTQEVSASAEEQLASMEEISSSSNALSQLAEEMNEAINKFKV
- a CDS encoding FAD-binding oxidoreductase; its protein translation is MNIAHTDLLFEMQKRTSEKRATQNETILWQHSRDESYHHPVSPDIVVYPESAEEISSILRFANEHKIPVVPYGAGSSLEGHCIPVKGGISINFQEMNEVLEIRPDDFLVRVQPGVTRTQLNLALKKYGLFFPVDPGADATIGGMAATNASGTTSVKYGIMRDQVRNLQVVLADGQIIQTGGLAAKSSAGYHLTSMFVGSEGTLGVFTEITLKVYGIPESVLAARCTFPSVQTAVEAAIAVLGSGTGIARMELVDERSIVQVNHNSDTAYTEAPTLFLEFQGNPASVTYEASLTKELLESFGGLEWVEERDSKARAKLWEARHNLAYSFKHGYPGKSMMFTDVCLPLSELSEAIVHAREKMDEIGVPGAVLGHVGDGNFHAILMYDAAIDREREKADAVNESIVAYALSKGGTCTGEHGVGIGKAKYLAKEHADTLPIMKSIKKQLDPNDILNPGKIIV